A genome region from Planctomycetota bacterium includes the following:
- a CDS encoding redoxin domain-containing protein, whose amino-acid sequence MRSVCLHAFIALSLALGTAFSSLAAPPGFKSLEIGDAAPDFSLPGVDGKQHALADFADAKLLLIVFTCNHCPTAQAYEERIIKLHADYQDRGVALVAISPNDDQALRLDELGYTDVGDSLEDMKLRAKERSFAFPYLYDGETQKTSAAYGVVATPQVFLFDARRKLRYVGRIDDSDVRLVTSQDTRNAIEALLAGSAVPVERTRTFGCSTKWAEKRAEAEAWLAKANQETAEVKSLDEATLQKLVKNETGKLLLVNVWATWCGPCVAEMPELVAINRMYRKRDFQLVTISIDEPEQRDAVLKVLQEHHASTTNYLSTISNRDRLADLLDAKWEGPVPHTLLILPGGEVCYRKSGQLDVLELRRAIVDKLGRTYASRAK is encoded by the coding sequence ATGCGATCTGTCTGCCTTCATGCCTTCATCGCCTTGTCACTCGCGCTGGGTACGGCGTTTTCGTCTCTGGCAGCGCCCCCTGGGTTCAAATCGCTGGAAATAGGCGACGCGGCGCCTGATTTCTCGCTGCCTGGCGTCGATGGCAAGCAACATGCGCTGGCCGACTTTGCCGATGCCAAGTTGCTGCTGATTGTGTTCACCTGCAACCATTGCCCGACGGCGCAAGCCTACGAGGAGCGGATTATCAAGTTGCATGCCGATTATCAGGATCGTGGCGTGGCGCTGGTGGCCATTTCGCCGAATGATGATCAAGCGCTGCGGCTGGATGAGTTGGGCTACACCGACGTCGGCGATTCGCTCGAAGATATGAAACTCCGCGCCAAGGAGCGAAGCTTCGCGTTCCCCTACCTGTACGACGGCGAGACGCAAAAGACCTCGGCCGCTTATGGCGTGGTCGCCACGCCGCAAGTCTTCTTATTCGACGCCCGGCGCAAATTGCGCTACGTGGGACGGATCGACGATTCCGACGTCCGATTGGTCACCAGTCAAGACACGCGCAACGCCATCGAGGCCTTGCTGGCCGGAAGCGCCGTGCCGGTCGAACGAACCCGCACGTTTGGCTGTTCGACCAAGTGGGCCGAAAAACGCGCCGAAGCCGAGGCCTGGCTGGCCAAGGCCAACCAGGAAACCGCCGAGGTGAAGTCGCTCGATGAAGCGACGCTGCAGAAGTTGGTGAAGAACGAGACCGGCAAATTGCTGTTGGTGAATGTGTGGGCCACGTGGTGCGGGCCCTGTGTGGCCGAGATGCCCGAGTTGGTGGCCATCAATCGCATGTATCGCAAGCGAGACTTTCAGCTGGTGACCATCAGCATCGATGAGCCGGAACAGCGCGATGCAGTGCTCAAGGTTTTGCAAGAGCATCACGCATCGACCACTAACTATTTGTCGACGATCAGCAACCGTGACCGGCTGGCCGACTTGCTCGATGCCAAGTGGGAGGGGCCGGTCCCGCACACGCTGCTGATTCTCCCCGGCGGCGAAGTGTGCTATCGCAAAAGCGGCCAGCTCGACGTCCTGGAACTCCGCCGGGCGATTGTCGATAAACTTGGCCGCACCTACGCCAGCCGCGCCAAGTGA
- a CDS encoding MFS transporter — protein MAVTQQYTPSRARYRVVGLCVLLAMVTYLDRACIATLAPQIMADLDLDKDQMSYVYSAFALAYAAFEIPTALWADRLGTRLVLTRIVGWWSAFTVATAVAWGQYSLMAIRFLFGMGEAGAWPSAARTFSQWIPRRERGTVQGVFFAGAHLSGGLTPSLVLLLLGHLHWRMIFVLFGVIGFAWAAAWQRWYRDDPALDPRVNEAERDLIYAGRDLASPHAIDGHFWRKLLRHRNVIALCVMYFPNSFVFYFCITWLPTFLHEKHGFSDTELGVFAGLPLLLSVLADLFGGVATDWAVRRFGARLGRAGVGFVAYAMAAVATALATVVSEPMVAASLISIGTAASMFTLGAAWGTCQDIAGSHTAALSATMNTSGQIGSILSPIVVIYLAERFADWNAPLILIASLFAVGAAAWCVIDPNRRVLD, from the coding sequence ATGGCCGTTACACAGCAGTACACGCCCAGCCGGGCTCGCTATCGAGTCGTGGGCTTGTGCGTGCTGTTGGCGATGGTTACGTACCTCGATCGCGCTTGCATCGCGACCCTGGCGCCGCAGATCATGGCGGACCTGGACCTCGACAAGGACCAGATGAGCTACGTCTACAGCGCCTTTGCGCTGGCCTATGCCGCCTTCGAGATTCCCACCGCGCTTTGGGCCGACCGGCTGGGAACGCGCCTGGTGCTTACACGCATCGTCGGCTGGTGGTCGGCCTTCACGGTGGCCACTGCCGTTGCCTGGGGACAGTACTCGCTAATGGCCATTCGCTTCTTGTTCGGCATGGGAGAAGCCGGCGCATGGCCCTCGGCGGCGCGCACCTTCTCGCAGTGGATACCGCGCCGCGAGCGCGGCACGGTACAGGGAGTCTTCTTTGCCGGCGCGCATCTCTCGGGCGGGCTCACTCCTTCGCTGGTCTTGCTGCTGCTGGGCCATCTTCATTGGCGCATGATCTTCGTGCTGTTCGGGGTGATTGGCTTCGCCTGGGCCGCGGCCTGGCAGCGCTGGTACCGTGACGATCCGGCGCTCGATCCACGAGTGAACGAGGCCGAGCGAGATTTGATCTACGCCGGCCGCGATCTGGCCTCGCCACACGCCATCGATGGGCATTTCTGGCGCAAACTGCTCAGGCATCGCAATGTCATCGCCCTGTGCGTGATGTACTTTCCCAACAGTTTCGTGTTCTACTTTTGCATTACCTGGCTGCCGACGTTCCTGCACGAGAAGCATGGCTTCTCCGATACCGAATTGGGCGTGTTCGCGGGTTTGCCGCTGCTGCTAAGTGTGTTGGCCGACTTGTTCGGCGGCGTGGCCACCGATTGGGCGGTGAGACGATTCGGGGCCCGCCTGGGGCGCGCCGGCGTCGGCTTTGTCGCTTATGCGATGGCCGCCGTGGCGACGGCGCTAGCGACCGTGGTCAGCGAACCGATGGTGGCGGCGTCGTTGATTTCGATTGGCACCGCGGCCAGCATGTTCACGCTGGGGGCCGCCTGGGGAACGTGCCAGGACATCGCGGGCAGCCACACGGCCGCGCTCAGCGCCACGATGAACACGTCGGGGCAGATCGGCAGCATCTTGAGCCCGATCGTCGTCATCTACCTGGCGGAACGATTCGCCGATTGGAACGCGCCGCTGATCCTGATCGCCAGCTTGTTCGCCGTCGGCGCCGCGGCCTGGTGCGTCATCGACCCAAATCGCCGCGTGTTAGATTGA
- a CDS encoding caspase family protein, whose product MDCVLLIHRWSPSRRFVARLLMLLLLVAAFTGVDADSKLFAAEPTGDLYQLGIALNQQGIRGHWRQLGKPQAWRGTRAGAILGDRLYTAEANGALYVTRLDNGQWAQVAAPGFDQTRLMFAGGGSLWTIEQSGTLYKVNPANGAWAFVGAQRAWVGARAGAILKGHLYTVETGGALQVANLADGNRSRVGSANFDDVTSLVAAGDQLYVIDKAGDLAKIDLQSGSRQRLGPSRGLASTLAATVVQDVLYTVRNDGTLHETLLAEGRGPQLGKAEFANTAFLFGGPRQCYTIERDGSLYEVFLHPIDSIDGWDCFPREFEKVFQEQAKSFYRASQTRLLLGKQCTHQAIVDQLRWLQREAKAHDQVVIYFTSHGATDPTTGWSVETADGKILHAHDLKAELAKLACHALVFIETCGSGGFAAAHQNDPPVPANVTALCACSGKQTASNELDIAALEGLWGKADFSRDGVVDLDELLRYVEARYKVMCPTPNHEGQLTRPVVVKSPRMPGSLRLTQASPRLGAMVHDGWLYAALIGTPAETPNHGEKFAVHVLGFNNQPGPYYVANSATRDQVCLPHEGPPLEVEQNGVWYPARLVAKVGDRYKVHYLGWHEEEVVTGNRVRRAFVHIGNSD is encoded by the coding sequence ATGGACTGCGTGCTCCTCATTCACCGCTGGTCGCCGTCGCGCCGCTTCGTGGCGAGACTTTTGATGCTGCTGTTATTGGTCGCGGCGTTCACAGGAGTCGATGCTGACTCAAAATTGTTTGCCGCCGAGCCAACCGGAGACCTCTATCAGCTTGGCATCGCGCTGAACCAGCAAGGCATACGCGGGCACTGGCGGCAACTGGGCAAGCCGCAAGCCTGGCGCGGCACCCGCGCCGGGGCGATCCTCGGCGATCGGCTGTACACGGCCGAAGCCAACGGCGCGCTCTACGTCACGCGACTCGACAATGGTCAATGGGCTCAAGTGGCGGCGCCGGGCTTTGATCAGACACGGCTGATGTTCGCCGGCGGCGGCAGTCTGTGGACGATCGAGCAGAGCGGCACACTGTACAAGGTGAACCCGGCCAACGGGGCGTGGGCATTCGTGGGAGCCCAGCGGGCCTGGGTCGGCGCGCGGGCCGGCGCGATCTTGAAAGGCCACCTCTACACCGTCGAAACTGGCGGCGCGTTGCAGGTTGCCAATCTGGCCGACGGCAATCGTTCCCGCGTCGGTTCGGCGAACTTCGACGATGTGACTTCGCTGGTGGCGGCCGGCGATCAGCTTTACGTCATCGACAAGGCTGGCGACTTGGCCAAGATTGATCTTCAATCGGGCTCGCGACAACGCCTTGGCCCGTCGCGGGGCCTGGCCTCGACGTTGGCCGCGACCGTCGTGCAGGACGTCTTGTACACGGTTCGCAACGATGGCACCCTGCATGAAACCCTGTTGGCTGAAGGGCGCGGCCCTCAGCTTGGCAAAGCCGAATTCGCCAACACGGCGTTCCTGTTCGGCGGCCCGCGGCAGTGCTACACGATCGAACGGGATGGCTCGCTGTACGAAGTGTTCTTGCACCCGATCGACAGCATCGACGGTTGGGATTGCTTTCCGCGCGAGTTTGAAAAGGTGTTTCAGGAACAGGCCAAGAGCTTCTATCGCGCGTCCCAAACGCGGCTATTGCTGGGGAAACAGTGTACTCACCAGGCGATTGTCGACCAATTGCGATGGCTGCAGCGCGAGGCCAAGGCCCACGACCAGGTCGTGATCTATTTCACCTCGCACGGAGCGACCGATCCCACGACCGGTTGGAGCGTCGAGACCGCCGACGGCAAAATTCTGCACGCCCATGATCTGAAGGCCGAGTTGGCCAAGCTGGCCTGTCACGCCCTGGTGTTCATCGAAACCTGCGGCAGCGGGGGCTTTGCCGCGGCGCATCAGAACGACCCGCCGGTGCCGGCGAACGTGACGGCGCTGTGCGCCTGCTCGGGCAAGCAAACGGCCAGCAACGAACTCGACATCGCCGCGCTCGAAGGGTTGTGGGGCAAGGCCGACTTCAGCCGCGACGGCGTCGTCGACCTGGACGAGTTGTTACGCTATGTCGAGGCGCGCTACAAGGTGATGTGCCCCACGCCGAACCATGAAGGGCAATTGACCCGCCCCGTGGTGGTCAAGTCGCCGCGGATGCCGGGCTCGCTGCGACTGACCCAGGCTTCGCCCCGGCTGGGGGCGATGGTTCACGATGGTTGGCTGTACGCCGCGCTGATCGGCACGCCGGCGGAAACTCCGAACCACGGCGAGAAGTTCGCCGTCCACGTGCTGGGCTTCAACAATCAGCCGGGGCCCTATTACGTGGCCAACTCGGCGACGCGCGACCAGGTGTGCCTGCCGCATGAAGGCCCGCCGCTCGAAGTCGAGCAGAATGGCGTCTGGTACCCGGCCCGGCTGGTGGCCAAGGTCGGCGATCGGTACAAGGTCCACTACCTGGGCTGGCACGAGGAGGAAGTGGTCACGGGCAACCGCGTCCGCCGCGCGTTCGTACATATCGGCAACTCAGACTAG